A region from the Melanotaenia boesemani isolate fMelBoe1 chromosome 11, fMelBoe1.pri, whole genome shotgun sequence genome encodes:
- the LOC121649323 gene encoding RILP-like protein 1 isoform X2 — protein MSALDRPAADLTVMDVYDIAAVIGQDFERVIDKFGCECLVGVIPHVVRVLEFLETLVSRGAARQEVEELQREVDRLRQERSDRYEQERKHQKELEQVEDVWRGEVQDMLSQIAQLKAENKRLLVSLSLKESPITEEDLQKHDGMSETENQVMKRLKDLVDKQRDEIRAKDNELLLRNDDVEALQLQQHRLIKINQDLLHKVGVMEAQGKAVIQQRAELEAAAQARQQELGALQLEVAVLRKELKERELQKELAEIEESSLSLSEMSPPLSALITSPSTTPFNPIKPKSVWMECGGDPSFVATCFECDKSLSVLPKSAKGEKHEENVDKDKDTAAQFPSGSTDTELEEEPDSPDQEIDKPRFTLQELRDVLLERNELKAQVFMLQEELAYYKSEELEDDISPDVSALSLPSHSPSTDQPESGIRRLIFTAIMPMVAAGLITDDPTLLPIRRLVSFI, from the exons ATGTCAGCGCTCGACAGACCCGCGGCGGACCTCACCGTCATGGATGTGTACGATATAGCTGCGGTGATCGGACAAGACTTTGAGCGGGTCATAGACAAGTTTGGCTGTGAGTGTCTGGTCGGGGTGATACCCCACGTGGTGCGGGTGCTGGAGTTCCTGGAGACATTGGTGAGCCGCGGAGCTGCCAGACAGGAGGTCGAGGAGCTGCAAAGAGAGGTGGACAGGTTGCGCCAGGAGCGCAGCGATCGATATGAGCAGGAGAGGAAACATCAGAAG GAGTTGGAACAAGTTGAAGATGTATGGAGAGGAGAAGTCCAGGACATGCTTTCTCAAATCGCTCAGCTTAAAGCAGAGAACAAGAGGCTTCTAGTGAGCCTCTCTCTGAAAGAATCCCCGATCACAGAAGAGGATCTGCAAAAACATGACG GAATGTCAGAGACAGAAAACCAAGTGATGAAGAGGCTGAAAGACTTGGTGGATAAACAAAGGGATGAAATCCGGGCGAAAGACAATGAGCTGTTGCTAAGAAATGATGATGTAGAAGCG CTCCAGTTGCAGCAGCATCGTCTGATAAAGATCAACCAGGACCTTCTTCACAAGGTAGGCGTGATGGAAGCTCAGGGCAAGGCAGTGATTCAGCAGAGGGCTGAGCTGGAGGCAGCAGCCCAGGCACGGCAGCAGGAGCTTGGAGCTCTGCAGCTGGAGGTCGCGGTGCTAAGAAAGGAGCTCAAGGAGAGGGAACTGCAGAAAGAACTCGCTGAAATAGAGGAGTCCTCCCTTTCACTATCTGAGATGTCACCACCACTATCAGCACTGAtaact tcCCCATCAACAACACCTTTTAACCCCATCAAACCAAAGTCAGTATGGATGGAGTGTGGAGGGGATCCCAGCTTTGTGGCAACATGCTTTGAGTGTGACAAGAGCCTTTCAGTTTTGCCAAAATCTGCAAAAGGagagaaacatgaagaaaacgTTGACAAAGATAAAGACACAGCAGCACAGTTTCCG agcGGATCAACTGATACAGAGCTAGAGGAAGAGCCAGACAGCCCGGATCAGGAAATAGACAAACCTCGATTTACCCTGCAGGAGCTGCGGGACGTCCTGCTGGAGAGGAATGAACTCAAAGCCCAAGTGTTCATGCTCCAGGAAGAGCTGGCATATTATAAAAG TGAGGAGCTTGAGGATGATATTAGTCCAGATGTTTCTGCTTTGTCTCTTCCATCACACTCTCCTTCAACTGATCAGCCTGAATCAGGAATAAGACGCTT GATCTTCACTGCCATAATGCCAATGGTAGCAGCGGGTTTGATCACAGATGATCCCACGTTGTTGCCAATCAGGAGACTTGTTTCCTTTATATGA
- the LOC121649323 gene encoding RILP-like protein 1 isoform X1: MSALDRPAADLTVMDVYDIAAVIGQDFERVIDKFGCECLVGVIPHVVRVLEFLETLVSRGAARQEVEELQREVDRLRQERSDRYEQERKHQKELEQVEDVWRGEVQDMLSQIAQLKAENKRLLVSLSLKESPITEEDLQKHDAGMSETENQVMKRLKDLVDKQRDEIRAKDNELLLRNDDVEALQLQQHRLIKINQDLLHKVGVMEAQGKAVIQQRAELEAAAQARQQELGALQLEVAVLRKELKERELQKELAEIEESSLSLSEMSPPLSALITSPSTTPFNPIKPKSVWMECGGDPSFVATCFECDKSLSVLPKSAKGEKHEENVDKDKDTAAQFPSGSTDTELEEEPDSPDQEIDKPRFTLQELRDVLLERNELKAQVFMLQEELAYYKSEELEDDISPDVSALSLPSHSPSTDQPESGIRRLIFTAIMPMVAAGLITDDPTLLPIRRLVSFI; this comes from the exons ATGTCAGCGCTCGACAGACCCGCGGCGGACCTCACCGTCATGGATGTGTACGATATAGCTGCGGTGATCGGACAAGACTTTGAGCGGGTCATAGACAAGTTTGGCTGTGAGTGTCTGGTCGGGGTGATACCCCACGTGGTGCGGGTGCTGGAGTTCCTGGAGACATTGGTGAGCCGCGGAGCTGCCAGACAGGAGGTCGAGGAGCTGCAAAGAGAGGTGGACAGGTTGCGCCAGGAGCGCAGCGATCGATATGAGCAGGAGAGGAAACATCAGAAG GAGTTGGAACAAGTTGAAGATGTATGGAGAGGAGAAGTCCAGGACATGCTTTCTCAAATCGCTCAGCTTAAAGCAGAGAACAAGAGGCTTCTAGTGAGCCTCTCTCTGAAAGAATCCCCGATCACAGAAGAGGATCTGCAAAAACATGACG CAGGAATGTCAGAGACAGAAAACCAAGTGATGAAGAGGCTGAAAGACTTGGTGGATAAACAAAGGGATGAAATCCGGGCGAAAGACAATGAGCTGTTGCTAAGAAATGATGATGTAGAAGCG CTCCAGTTGCAGCAGCATCGTCTGATAAAGATCAACCAGGACCTTCTTCACAAGGTAGGCGTGATGGAAGCTCAGGGCAAGGCAGTGATTCAGCAGAGGGCTGAGCTGGAGGCAGCAGCCCAGGCACGGCAGCAGGAGCTTGGAGCTCTGCAGCTGGAGGTCGCGGTGCTAAGAAAGGAGCTCAAGGAGAGGGAACTGCAGAAAGAACTCGCTGAAATAGAGGAGTCCTCCCTTTCACTATCTGAGATGTCACCACCACTATCAGCACTGAtaact tcCCCATCAACAACACCTTTTAACCCCATCAAACCAAAGTCAGTATGGATGGAGTGTGGAGGGGATCCCAGCTTTGTGGCAACATGCTTTGAGTGTGACAAGAGCCTTTCAGTTTTGCCAAAATCTGCAAAAGGagagaaacatgaagaaaacgTTGACAAAGATAAAGACACAGCAGCACAGTTTCCG agcGGATCAACTGATACAGAGCTAGAGGAAGAGCCAGACAGCCCGGATCAGGAAATAGACAAACCTCGATTTACCCTGCAGGAGCTGCGGGACGTCCTGCTGGAGAGGAATGAACTCAAAGCCCAAGTGTTCATGCTCCAGGAAGAGCTGGCATATTATAAAAG TGAGGAGCTTGAGGATGATATTAGTCCAGATGTTTCTGCTTTGTCTCTTCCATCACACTCTCCTTCAACTGATCAGCCTGAATCAGGAATAAGACGCTT GATCTTCACTGCCATAATGCCAATGGTAGCAGCGGGTTTGATCACAGATGATCCCACGTTGTTGCCAATCAGGAGACTTGTTTCCTTTATATGA